From one Lycium barbarum isolate Lr01 chromosome 6, ASM1917538v2, whole genome shotgun sequence genomic stretch:
- the LOC132598495 gene encoding FACT complex subunit SPT16-like, whose protein sequence is MADNRNGNVKVSNDKTSGTANAYAINLENFGKRLKMLYSHWTEHNDELWGASEALAIGTPPPSEDLRYLKSSALNMWLVGYEFPDTIMVFMKKQIHFLCSQKKASLLEAVKKTSKDVVGVDVVMHVRARKDDGTGAMEAIFRAIQDQSESNGHDIPVVGHIAREAPEGNLLETWTEKLKNTQFQLSDVTNGFSDLFAVKDTAEIMNVKKAGYLTSSVMKHFVVPKLERVIDEEKKVTHSSLMDDTEKVILEPAKIKVKLKADNVDICYPPIFQSGGEFDLRPSASSNEQNLYYDSTSVIICAIGSRYNSYCSNVARTFLIDANPLQSKAYEVLLKAHEAAIGALKPGNKAGDVYQAALSVVEKEAPELVVNLTRSAGTGIGLEFRESGLNLNSKNDRMLKSGMVFNVSLGFQNLQTESKNPKTEKFCVLLADTVVVGQNAPEVVTSMSSKAVKDVAYSFNEDEEEEEEQPKVKAKPVAANGLSTKASLRSVNHETSREELRRQHQAELARQKNEETARRLTGASSGGADSRGAAKATGELVAYKNINDLPPPRELMIQVDQRSEAILLPIHGTMIPFHIATVKSVSSQQDTNRTCYIRIMFNVPGTPFTPHDTNTLKFQGAIYVKEVSFRSKDPRHITEVVQQIRTLRRQVVSRESERAERATLVTQEKLQVAGAKFKPIKLSDLWIRPVFGGRGRKLPGTLEAHTNGFRYGTSRPDERVDVMYGNIKHAFFQPAEKEMITVLHFHLRNHIMVGNKKTKDVQFYVEVMDVVQTIGGGKRSAYDPDEIEEEQRERDRKNKINMEFQTFVNKVNDLWAQPQFKGLDLEFDQPLRELGFHGVPHKSTAFIVPTSSCLVELVETPFVVITLSEIEIVNLERVGLGQKNFDMTIIFKDFKRDVMRIDSIPSTSLDGIKEWLDTTDLKYYESRLNLNWRQILKTITDDPEEFIENGGWEFLNLEGTDSDSDHSQESDQGYEPSDVEPVSSEEEDDESESLVESDDDEGGEDSEEYSEEEGKTWEELEREASNADREKGAESDSDNDRKRRNMKPFGKGRPPERRNLASNISKRPRFR, encoded by the coding sequence ATGGCTGATAACCGGAACGGTAATGTCAAGGTTTCTAATGACAAAACATCTGGAACAGCCAATGCTTATGCCATCAATCTGGAGAATTTtggtaaaagattgaaaatgtTATACTCCCACTGGACTGAACACAATGATGAACTTTGGGGAGCTTCTGAAGCTCTTGCCATAGGAACTCCTCCTCCATCTGAGGATCTGCGGTATCTAAAGTCATCAGCTTTAAATATGTGGTTGGTTGGGTATGAATTTCCTGATACCATCATGGTTTTCATGAAGAAGCAGATCCATTTCCTTTGTAGCCAGAAGAAGGCCTCCTTACTTGAAGCTGTCAAGAAAACCTCTAAGGATGTTGTAGGAGTGGATGTTGTTATGCACGTGAGGGCTAGAAAAGATGATGGAACTGGTGCAATGGAGGCAATATTTCGAGCTATACAAGATCAGTCAGAGTCAAATGGTCATGATATTCCTGTTGTTGGACACATTGCGAGAGAAGCTCCTGAAGGGAATCTTTTGGAGACATGGACTGAGAAGCTAAAGAATACACAATTTCAGCTCAGTGATGTAACTAATGGATTCTCTGACCTGTTTGCTGTCAAGGACACTGCTGAAATTATGAATGTGAAGAAAGCTGGTTATCTGACTTCATCAGTGATGAAGCACTTTGTAGTCCCAAAGCTGGAAAGGGTTATCGATGAGGAGAAGAAGGTGACACATTCTTCACTAATGGATGACACTGAAAAAGTCATACTTGAACCTGCAAAGATTAAGGTGAAGTTGAAGGCAGATAATGTCGACATCTGCTACCCTCCAATTTTTCAGAGTGGAGGAGAGTTTGATCTGAGACCAAGTGCATCAAGCAATGAGCAGAATCTTTACTACGATTCAACTAGTGTGATTATCTGTGCAATTGGTTCTCGATATAATAGCTACTGCTCAAATGTTGCTCGGACCTTTCTAATTGATGCCAATCCATTGCAAAGCAAGGCGTATGAAGTTCTTCTGAAGGCCCATGAGGCTGCAATTGGAGCTCTGAAACCAGGAAACAAGGCTGGAGATGTCTACCAAGCAGCACTCAGTGTGGTCGAAAAGGAGGCACCTGAATTGGTTGTAAATTTGACTAGATCTGCAGGAACTGGAATTGGGCTTGAGTTCCGTGAATCAGGGTTAAACCTTAACAGCAAGAATGATAGAATGCTGAAATCTGGCATGGTTTTTAATGTTTCTCTTGGGTTTCAGAATTTGCAAACAGAGTCTAAAAACCCCAAAACTGAAAAATTTTGTGTTTTGCTTGCTGATACAGTTGTTGTTGGTCAAAATGCTCCAGAAGTGGTGACTTCTATGAGTTCTAAAGCTGTAAAGGATGTGGCTTACTCATTCAATgaggatgaagaagaagaggaggagcaGCCGAAGGTCAAAGCTAAGCCTGTTGCCGCCAATGGACTCTCAACCAAGGCTAGTCTTAGATCAGTTAACCATGAGACATCAAGGGAGGAATTAAGGCGGCAACACCAGGCAGAATTAGCCCGCCAAAAGAACGAAGAAACTGCACGGAGGCTCACAGGAGCAAGTTCTGGGGGTGCAGATAGCCGTGGTGCTGCGAAAGCCACTGGTGAACTGGTTGCGTATAAGAACATTAATGATCTGCCACCTCCAAGAGAGTTGATGATTCAGGTTGACCAGAGGAGTGAAGCTATTCTTTTACCTATTCATGGAACCATGATTCCGTTCCATATTGCCACAGTGAAAAGTGTATCTAGTCAACAAGATACTAACCGTACCTGCTATATCCGAATAATGTTCAATGTTCCTGGCACTCCATTCACTCCGCATGACACAAATACTCTAAAGTTCCAGGGAGCAATATATGTTAAAGAAGTTTCATTTCGTTCAAAGGACCCAAGGCACATCACTGAAGTGGTTCAACAAATAAGAACCCTCCGCAGGCAGGTTGTCTCTAGAGAATCAGAGAGAGCTGAGAGAGCAACTTTAGTAACTCAGGAGAAACTTCAAGTTGCTGGAGCCAAATTTAAGCCAATCAAACTGTCAGATCTGTGGATTCGCCCAGTATTTGGTGGTCGTGGGAGAAAGCTTCCTGGTACTCTAGAGGCTCACACAAATGGATTCCGCTATGGAACTTCAAGGCCAGATGAGAGGGTGGATGTTATGTATGGTAACATCAAACATGCGTTCTTCCAGCCAGCAGAAAAGGAAATGATTACAGTCCTCCACTTTCACCTGCGCAATCACATAATGGTGGGAAACAAGAAAACCAAGGACGTGCAGTTCTATGTTGAAGTGATGGATGTTGTGCAGACAATTGGAGGTGGAAAAAGATCTGCTTATGATCCTGATGAGATTGAGGAGGAACAACGTGAAAGGGATCGGAAAAACAAGATTAACATGGAATTCCAAACATTTGTGAACAAGGTAAATGACCTCTGGGCGCAGCCTCAGTTTAAAGGGCTTGATTTGGAGTTTGATCAGCCGTTGAGAGAGCTTGGGTTCCATGGGGTACCCCACAAGTCAACAGCTTTTATAGTCCCAACATCTAGCTGCCTTGTTGAGCTCGTAGAGACACCTTTTGTTGTGATCACTCTCAGTGAGATTGAGATAGTCAACTTGGAGAGGGTTGGTCTTGGGCAGAAAAATTTTGACATGACAATTATATTCAAGGACTTCAAAAGAGATGTTATGCGAATTGATTCTATCCCTTCAACTTCCCTTGATGGCATCAAGGAGTGGCTTGATACAACTGACCTTAAGTACTATGAGAGCAGGCTGAATCTGAACTGGCGTCAGATACTGAAAACAATTACTGATGATCCGGAAGAGTTCATAGAGAATGGTGGATGGGAATTTTTGAATTTAGAAGGTACTGATTCGGATTCTGATCACTCACAGGAGTCTGATCAAGGATATGAACCTTCAGATGTAGAGCCTGTCTCGTCAGAGGAGGAGGATGATGAAAGCGAATCACTAGTGGAGTCAGATGATGATGAAGGAGGAGAGGACTCTGAAGAATATTCGGAAGAAGAAGGAAAAACATGGGAAGAGTTAGAAAGAGAAGCAAGCAATGCCGACAGAGAGAAAGGAGCTGAATCAGACAGTGACAATGACAGGAAGAGGAGGAATATGAAGCCTTTTGGGAAAGGTCGTCCACCAGAGAGAAGAAACCTCGCTAGCAACATTTCCAAGAGACCCAGGTTTAGGTAA
- the LOC132598494 gene encoding putative RNA polymerase II subunit B1 CTD phosphatase RPAP2 homolog — protein sequence MAKEEAIAVKDAVHKLQLCLLEGIKDENQLFSAGSLLSLSDYQDVVTERSIANMCGYPLCSNSLPSERPRKGHYRISLKDHKVYDLHETYMYCSTNCVVSSRTFAGSLQDERSSTLNPAKLNEVLKLFEGLHLHSTEDVKENGDLGSSKLKIQEKLDVKGGEVSLEEWMGPSNAIEGYVPQRDRIVNPALLKDVNRGSKNRHAGLQNEKNMILNEIDFSSIIITQDEYSISKSPAPVNAVSNKEALQTKTRNEVRHDVSVLGKQVEALQLHSGEETEKLDKNNRCFKVDNSGEVSSGPSQHDVKNKSVEVLNISDGGRKCASDGAHDKQLLKSSLKSSNSKKMARSVTWADENTDEGTGNKTESSSKISEDENQAYGGSGFTDMEEDDDAYRFGSAEACAAALSQAAEAVASGSDIPDAVSKAGIIILPPPQEVDEAIHQEKDEVLDTEPAPLKWPRKPGMPNYDVFESEDSWYDSPPKGFNMTLSPFATMFNSLFTWISSSSLAFIYGHDENNNEEYLSINGREYPCKIVLSDGRSTEIKQTLAGCLARALPGLVADLRLPVPISTLEQGMGLFLDTMSFVDPLPAFRMKQWQLIVLLFLDALSVCRLPTLTPYMTGRRTSFPKVLDGAQISTAEYEIMKDIIIPLGRVPQFSMQSGG from the exons ATGGCAAAGGAAGAAGCCATCGCTGTTAAAGATGCTGTCCACAAGTTGCAACTCTGTCTTCTTGAAGGCATTAAAGATGAAAACCAACTCTTTTCTGCTGGGTCTTTGCTGTCTCTGAGCGATTATCAGGATGTAGTAACTGAACGATCAATAGCAAACATGTGTGGTTATCCTCTTTGCAGCAACTCCCTGCCTTCTGAAAGGCCTCGGAAAGGACATTACAGAATATCATTGAAGGACCATAAAGTTTATGATCTTCATGAAACATACATGTACTGTTCAACAAATTGCGTTGTCAGTAGTAGAACATTTGCTGGTAGCTTGCAAGACGAAAGAAGCTCTACATTGAATCCAGCAAAACTTAATGAAGTCCTGAAATTATTTGAGGGATTGCATTTGCATTCCACAGAGGATGTGAAGGAAAATGGTGACCTAGGATCTTCCAAGTTGAAGATTCAGGAAAAATTGGATGTAAAGGGTGGTGAAGTTTCACTGGAAGAGTGGATGGGTCCATCTAATGCAATTGAAGGCTATGTTCCACAGAGAGATCGCATTGTGAATCCAGCACTGTTGAAAGACGTTAACAGAG GATCCAAGAATAGGCATGCCGGACTCCAAAATGAGAAAAACATGATACTTAATGAGATTGACTTTTCCAGCATTATAATAACTCAAGATGAGTATAGCATTTCAAAATCTCCAGCTCCTGTAAATGCTGTCTCTAATAaagaagccctccaaacgaagaCAAGGAACGAAGTTAGGCATGATGTTTCTGTATTGGGGAAGCAAGTTGAGGCCTTGCAGTTGCATTCTGGAGAAGAAACAGAAAAACTGGATAAGAACAATAGATGTTTTAAGGTGGATAACTCTGGAGAAGTGTCTTCTGGTCCTTCCCAACATGATGTCAAGAACAAAAGTGTTGAGGTGCTAAATATTTCGGATGGGGGAAGAAAATGTGCATCAGATGGTGCACATGATAAACAATTGCTCAAATCTTCTCTAAAATCCTCAAATTCCAAGAAAATGGCTCGGTCAGTTACTTGGGCTGATGAAAATACGGATGAAGGTACTGGCAATAAAACAGAGAGTTCATCCAAAATATCAGAAGATGAGAATCAAGCTTATGGGGGATCAGGCTTTACAGACATGGAAGAGGATGATGATGCATATCGATTTGGATCTGCAGAAGCCTGTGCAGCAGCACTAAGCCAAGCAGCAGAGGCTGTTGCCTCAGGTTCTGATATCCCTGATGCTG TGTCCAAAGCTGGGATTATAATATTGCCACCTCCACAAGAAGTGGATGAAGCAATACATCAGGAGAAGGATGAGGTGCTTGATACAGAACCAGCTCCTTTAAAATGGCCAAGAAAACCAGGGATGCCAAATTATGATGTTTTTGAATCGGAGGACTCTTGGTATGATAGTCCACCCAAGGGGTTTAACATGACT CTGTCACCTTTCGCTACAATGTTTAATTCCCTCTTCACATGGATATCATCATCGTCCTTGGCATTTATATATGGGCACGACGAAAACAATAATGAGGAGTATTTATCTATCAATGGAAGAGAATATCCTTGCAAAATTGTGTTATCTGATGGCCGGTCAACTGAGATCAAGCAGACTCTTGCTGGCTGTCTTGCTCGAGCATTGCCAGGATTGGTTGCTGACCTTAGGCTGCCTGTACCAATATCAACTTTAGAGCAAGGAATG GGTCTCTTCTTAGATACAATGTCTTTTGTGGACCCACTCCCTGCATTCCGGATGAAGCAGTGGCAACTTATTGTACTTCTGTTTCTTGATGCTCTTTCCGTATGTAGGTTACCCACACTGACTCCATATATGACAGGGCGAAGGACTTCGTTTCCAAAG